One window of the Misgurnus anguillicaudatus chromosome 8, ASM2758022v2, whole genome shotgun sequence genome contains the following:
- the patz1 gene encoding POZ (BTB) and AT hook-containing zinc finger 1 isoform X1, translating into MERIDQPWSSSYTYQVSKHSAEMLHNLNAQRKDGGRFCDVILRVGEDSFPAHKAVLAACSEYFESVFSCRVGDEGEGKELEMHTISPKVFRDILDFAYTSKIVVRLECFPELMTAAKFLLMRSVIEICQEVIKQSNVQILVPPPRGGEHSLFRSAGAAEQLSFPVDGSVSNGAVFTNNNDSDGADPTQSSNGSQSVGAQTVDRLPVSPLEFPGNHLNTEVSPGSKRGRGRPKKEPASEPITYNSTAHNNDGGVCGKIFPDDVQLRSHETQHGAFSGGVNLVAVDGPTMIPHSQARCQENGLPTDNRKRERTRRHVACDLCGKVFRDVYHLNRHKLSHSGEKPYACPVCGLRFKRKDRMSYHVRSHDGSVGKPYVCQSCGKGFSRPDHLNGHIKQVHTTERPHKCQICNASFATRDRLRSHLACHEDKIPCQVCGKFLRAAYMTDHLKKHSEGPHNYCGICNKGFSTASYLKVHVKTHHSSSVLPSSAPHQFPEPRINRPQMHNGAPYHSGRPCAVEDLCTSRRLLVSFPETDGSFRGLSGPVLPQPVPPGLSLQPELLLGKTGPTPYFWECRSSGAPGFPLHGPLTDGQENSGKCPHQDSDGSDTAFGDLSNGNDLKPEQKPEGEELEVTSFIFNGQIDDAPTTAGGSKQNADPEKKFACADCGQTFRTKSYLNKHHHRVHKKRAVAASSLGNLGSPFSPQQNMSLLESFGFQIVQSAFASSLVDSEMGGSGMGLEDK; encoded by the exons ATGGAGAGGATCGATCAGCCGTGGAGTTCCTCCTACACGTACCAGGTGAGCAAACACAGCGCCGAGATGCTACACAACCTCAACGCGCAGAGAAAAGATGGTGGCAGGTTCTGCGATGTTATCTTGCGCGTCGGAGAGGACAGCTTCCCGGCCCACAAGGCGGTGTTGGCGGCGTGCAGCGAATATTTCGAGTCGGTGTTTAGTTGTCGGGTGGGGGACGAAGGCGAAGGCAAGGAGCTGGAGATGCACACGATTAGCCCCAAAGTTTTCCGAGACATCTTGGACTTTGCGTACACATCCAAGATTGTGGTGCGCCTGGAGTGCTTCCCGGAGCTCATGACGGCGGCTAAGTTTCTGCTCATGCGATCCGTCATCGAGATCTGTCAAGAGGTCATCAAACAGTCCAACGTGCAGATCCTCGTGCCGCCTCCTCGCGGAGGCGAGCATAGCCTGTTCAGGAGCGCCGGGGCCGCGGAGCAGCTGTCATTCCCCGTGGACGGGAGCGTGTCCAACGGCGCAGTGTTTACCAACAATAATGACAGCGACGGTGCCGATCCGACCCAGTCTAGTAACGGCTCGCAGTCCGTTGGAGCGCAGACAGTTGATCGCTTACCCGTTTCCCCGTTGGAGTTTCCCGGAAACCACCTGAACACCGAGGTATCCCCGGGATCGAAACGAGGCAGAGGGAGACCCAAAAAAGAGCCCGCGTCGGAGCCCATTACGTACAACAGCACCGCTCATAATAATGATGGTGGGGTTTGTGGCAAGATCTTTCCCGATGACGTCCAGTTACGAAGCCACGAGACGCAACATGGGGCGTTTTCCGGTGGCGTGAATCTCGTCGCCGTGGACGGTCCAACAATGATTCCGCACTCCCAGGCACGGTGTCAGGAGAATGGACTGCCAACCGATAACCGCAAGCGCGAGAGGACGAGACGGCACGTTGCGTGCGACCTATGCGGAAAGGTTTTCCGGGACGTGTACCACCTGAACCGACACAAGCTGTCACATTCGGGCGAGAAACCCTACGCGTGTCCAGTGTGCGGGCTGCGGTTCAAACGGAAGGACAGGATGTCGTACCATGTACGATCCCACGACGGGTCTGTGGGTAAACCATATGTCTGTCAAAGCTGCGGTAAAGGTTTCTCAAG GCCAGATCATCTGAATGGACATATTAAACAGGTGCATACCACAGAGAGACCGCATAAGTGTCAG ATTTGCAACGCATCCTTCGCGACGCGAGATCGACTGAGATCACATCTGGCGTGTCACGAAGATAAGATACCATGTCAAGTGTGTGGGAAATTCCTCCGGGCTGCCTACATGACTGACCACTTGAAAAAACACAGTGAAGGACCTCATAACTACTGTGGAATATGCAACAAAG GTTTTTCAACCGCATCCTACTTAAAGGTGCACGTAAAAACGCACCACAGCTCATCTGTTCTCCCTTCGTCTGCACCTCATCAGTTCCCTGAGCCGCGCATCAACAGACCACAGATGCACAACGGTGCCCCTTACCACTCAGGACGCCCGTGCGCAGTGGAAG ACCTTTGCACCAGTCGCCGGCTCTTGGTTTCGTTTCCCGAGACAGACGGGTCTTTTCGGGGGCTATCTGGGCCGGTTCTGCCCCAGCCTGTCCCTCCTGGCCTGAGCCTGCAGCCTGAGCTGCTCCTGGGTAAAACAGGCCCGACTCCCTATTTCTGGGAGTGCCGCTCTTCTGGAGCACCAGGCTTTCCACTCCACGGGCCTCTTACAG ACGGGCAGGAGAATTCTGGGAAATGCCCCCACCAGGACTCTGATGGGTCAGACACGGCTTTCGGCGACCTCTCCAACGGAAACGATCTCAAGCCTGAGCAAAAACCCGAGGGAGAAGAACTGGAAGTCACGTCGTTCATCTTTAACGGGCAAATCGACGACGCGCCGACCACGGCCGGAGGATCCAAACAAAACGCAGACCCCGAAAAGAAGTTTGCTTGCGCCGACTGTGGACAGACCTTCCGTACGAAGTCTTACCTCAACAAGCACCATCATCGGGTGCACAAGAAACGTGCAGTGGCGGCATCCAGTCTCGGTAACCTCGGCTCACCCTTTTCTCCCCAACAGAACATGTCACTTCTTGAATCGTTTGGCTTTCAGATCGTCCAGTCGGCCTTTGCTTCCTCGCTGGTGGACTCGGAGATGGGCGGCAGTGGAATGGGTTTAGAAGATAAATGA
- the patz1 gene encoding POZ (BTB) and AT hook-containing zinc finger 1 isoform X2 translates to MERIDQPWSSSYTYQVSKHSAEMLHNLNAQRKDGGRFCDVILRVGEDSFPAHKAVLAACSEYFESVFSCRVGDEGEGKELEMHTISPKVFRDILDFAYTSKIVVRLECFPELMTAAKFLLMRSVIEICQEVIKQSNVQILVPPPRGGEHSLFRSAGAAEQLSFPVDGSVSNGAVFTNNNDSDGADPTQSSNGSQSVGAQTVDRLPVSPLEFPGNHLNTEVSPGSKRGRGRPKKEPASEPITYNSTAHNNDGGVCGKIFPDDVQLRSHETQHGAFSGGVNLVAVDGPTMIPHSQARCQENGLPTDNRKRERTRRHVACDLCGKVFRDVYHLNRHKLSHSGEKPYACPVCGLRFKRKDRMSYHVRSHDGSVGKPYVCQSCGKGFSRPDHLNGHIKQVHTTERPHKCQICNASFATRDRLRSHLACHEDKIPCQVCGKFLRAAYMTDHLKKHSEGPHNYCGICNKDGQENSGKCPHQDSDGSDTAFGDLSNGNDLKPEQKPEGEELEVTSFIFNGQIDDAPTTAGGSKQNADPEKKFACADCGQTFRTKSYLNKHHHRVHKKRAVAASSLGNLGSPFSPQQNMSLLESFGFQIVQSAFASSLVDSEMGGSGMGLEDK, encoded by the exons ATGGAGAGGATCGATCAGCCGTGGAGTTCCTCCTACACGTACCAGGTGAGCAAACACAGCGCCGAGATGCTACACAACCTCAACGCGCAGAGAAAAGATGGTGGCAGGTTCTGCGATGTTATCTTGCGCGTCGGAGAGGACAGCTTCCCGGCCCACAAGGCGGTGTTGGCGGCGTGCAGCGAATATTTCGAGTCGGTGTTTAGTTGTCGGGTGGGGGACGAAGGCGAAGGCAAGGAGCTGGAGATGCACACGATTAGCCCCAAAGTTTTCCGAGACATCTTGGACTTTGCGTACACATCCAAGATTGTGGTGCGCCTGGAGTGCTTCCCGGAGCTCATGACGGCGGCTAAGTTTCTGCTCATGCGATCCGTCATCGAGATCTGTCAAGAGGTCATCAAACAGTCCAACGTGCAGATCCTCGTGCCGCCTCCTCGCGGAGGCGAGCATAGCCTGTTCAGGAGCGCCGGGGCCGCGGAGCAGCTGTCATTCCCCGTGGACGGGAGCGTGTCCAACGGCGCAGTGTTTACCAACAATAATGACAGCGACGGTGCCGATCCGACCCAGTCTAGTAACGGCTCGCAGTCCGTTGGAGCGCAGACAGTTGATCGCTTACCCGTTTCCCCGTTGGAGTTTCCCGGAAACCACCTGAACACCGAGGTATCCCCGGGATCGAAACGAGGCAGAGGGAGACCCAAAAAAGAGCCCGCGTCGGAGCCCATTACGTACAACAGCACCGCTCATAATAATGATGGTGGGGTTTGTGGCAAGATCTTTCCCGATGACGTCCAGTTACGAAGCCACGAGACGCAACATGGGGCGTTTTCCGGTGGCGTGAATCTCGTCGCCGTGGACGGTCCAACAATGATTCCGCACTCCCAGGCACGGTGTCAGGAGAATGGACTGCCAACCGATAACCGCAAGCGCGAGAGGACGAGACGGCACGTTGCGTGCGACCTATGCGGAAAGGTTTTCCGGGACGTGTACCACCTGAACCGACACAAGCTGTCACATTCGGGCGAGAAACCCTACGCGTGTCCAGTGTGCGGGCTGCGGTTCAAACGGAAGGACAGGATGTCGTACCATGTACGATCCCACGACGGGTCTGTGGGTAAACCATATGTCTGTCAAAGCTGCGGTAAAGGTTTCTCAAG GCCAGATCATCTGAATGGACATATTAAACAGGTGCATACCACAGAGAGACCGCATAAGTGTCAG ATTTGCAACGCATCCTTCGCGACGCGAGATCGACTGAGATCACATCTGGCGTGTCACGAAGATAAGATACCATGTCAAGTGTGTGGGAAATTCCTCCGGGCTGCCTACATGACTGACCACTTGAAAAAACACAGTGAAGGACCTCATAACTACTGTGGAATATGCAACAAAG ACGGGCAGGAGAATTCTGGGAAATGCCCCCACCAGGACTCTGATGGGTCAGACACGGCTTTCGGCGACCTCTCCAACGGAAACGATCTCAAGCCTGAGCAAAAACCCGAGGGAGAAGAACTGGAAGTCACGTCGTTCATCTTTAACGGGCAAATCGACGACGCGCCGACCACGGCCGGAGGATCCAAACAAAACGCAGACCCCGAAAAGAAGTTTGCTTGCGCCGACTGTGGACAGACCTTCCGTACGAAGTCTTACCTCAACAAGCACCATCATCGGGTGCACAAGAAACGTGCAGTGGCGGCATCCAGTCTCGGTAACCTCGGCTCACCCTTTTCTCCCCAACAGAACATGTCACTTCTTGAATCGTTTGGCTTTCAGATCGTCCAGTCGGCCTTTGCTTCCTCGCTGGTGGACTCGGAGATGGGCGGCAGTGGAATGGGTTTAGAAGATAAATGA